One genomic window of Acidobacteriota bacterium includes the following:
- a CDS encoding CdaR family protein: MSRYWKVLTGLLLNNAGLKLASLGLALLLWGALNDEPRFVGEVRFRPSLQYLMPPHLELVDNPAGSVDVRLRGPSSILNKLEPSDLSAHIDLANAQPGERVYSITPDDISRPQGVTVTRITPSTLRLNLQPTASKEVEIDPRIVGRVDVGYRLRSVTPRPDRVLVEGPGGRVSGMTRVTTEDIDVTGRSTGFVARVNLDVEDGVVRFPQGRRVEVDVAIEPLETPADGQNSLPQRDSP; encoded by the coding sequence ATGAGCCGATACTGGAAGGTCCTCACCGGGCTTCTGCTCAATAACGCCGGGTTAAAGCTCGCCTCGCTGGGCCTTGCCCTGCTGCTGTGGGGCGCGCTGAACGACGAGCCACGCTTTGTGGGTGAGGTCCGGTTCAGGCCCAGTCTCCAATACCTGATGCCCCCCCACCTTGAACTGGTGGACAATCCTGCGGGCTCGGTGGATGTCCGACTGAGAGGTCCCTCCAGCATCCTGAACAAGCTGGAGCCCTCCGACCTCTCCGCCCACATCGACCTGGCCAACGCCCAACCCGGCGAACGGGTCTACTCCATCACTCCCGATGACATCTCCAGGCCACAGGGGGTCACGGTCACCCGTATCACGCCCTCCACGTTGCGCCTCAATCTGCAACCGACCGCGAGCAAGGAGGTCGAAATCGACCCCCGAATCGTCGGCCGGGTAGACGTGGGTTATCGGCTCCGGTCGGTGACTCCCCGACCCGACCGGGTGCTGGTGGAAGGCCCGGGGGGGCGCGTTTCCGGCATGACGCGAGTGACCACCGAAGACATCGACGTTACGGGTCGGTCCACCGGCTTTGTGGCTCGCGTCAATCTGGATGTGGAAGACGGGGTGGTGCGTTTTCCTCAGGGCCGCCGGGTGGAAGTCGATGTCGCCATCGAACCCTTGGAAACACCGGCGGACGGGCAAAATTCCCTGCCACAAAGAGATTCCCCATGA